A genomic stretch from Dama dama isolate Ldn47 chromosome 10, ASM3311817v1, whole genome shotgun sequence includes:
- the ZNF316 gene encoding zinc finger protein 316 has protein sequence MAAPRTTPDSPAAQLERLDGSECGPDQEEEEEEGKGEEVEALEEDQVEVLEEDQVEALEERLVEEVVVDVDVEVDGTVEEALAEEQSPASGTQERPRGGRDTKSPGLQEKALQASRAPAPRRDEDLEREGDEEEEDEDEDDSLTSASQGLVTFEDVAVYFSLEEWERLDEDQRELYKEVMRENYGILVSLGYPVPKPDLIFRLEQGEEPWVPDSARPEEGDIVTGVYTGAWFWTDDIEDHEEDDDEDFLAEVAEEENEPPGLWSAAYGVGDVPGTWGPDDSDSAQTPEGWGLDPGGLGVLAPESESKPFLPGREPGASLLAPWAFPAAVAAPAGRPETTCDVCGKVFPHRSRLAKHQRYHAAVKPFGCDECGKGFVYRSHLAIHQRTHTGEKPFPCPDCGKRFVYKSHLVTHRRIHTGERPYRCAFCGAGFGRRSYLVTHQRTHTGERPYPCPHCGRSFSQSSALARHQAVHTADRPHCCPDCGQAFRLRADFQRHRRGGSCAEPGGEGPRREPCNEMGPAAGPEEAEAGPEGPEVDEADGETEEEAEAREAVVEAPTSQSKDDPEPDRRFLGLGNGLGEGEGTSSHPLGFHFPMHPKSWLHPDGFPILGLPDFGERLPADGRPLPGPLGGRLSLVEGAGLACDPFGGGAGPGGTSGLRAFGPAVGGLLAEPATAALAEEESPWICSDCGKTFGRRAALAKHQRYHAGERPHRCADCGKSFVYGSHLARHRRTHTGERPFPCPECGARFARGSHLAAHVRGHTGEKPFVCGVCGAGFSRRAHLTAHGRAHTGERPYACGECGRRFGQSAALTRHQWAHAEEKPHRCPDCGKGFGHSSDFKRHRRTHTGEKPFRCTDCGRGFAQRSNLAKHRRGHTGERPFPCPECGKRFSQRSVLVTHQRTHTGERPYACANCGRRFSQSSHLLTHMKTHRGASGAPGQAPAAPAPKAEAPAKGPPSAGAGTGPGEHGSTLLEFAGGTSFGSEPTAAFAGPSGAYEETIL, from the exons ATGGCAGCCCCGCGCACGACTCCAGACTCGCCGGCCGCCCAGCTGGAGAGGCTGGATGGATCGGAGTGTGGTCCTGAccaggaagaagaagaggaggaaggaaagggggaggaggtggaggcGCTGGAGGAGGACCAGGTGGAGGTGCTGGAGGAGGACCAGGTGGAGGCGCTGGAGGAGCGGCtggtggaggaggtggtggtggacgTGGACGTGGAGGTGGATGGCACGGTGGAGGAGGCGCTGGCAGAAGAGCAGAGTCCAGCGTCGGGGACCCAGGAGCGCCCCCGCGGCGGCAGGGACACCAAGTCGCCGGGCCTTCAGGAAAAGG CCCTGCAGGCCTCCCGGGCTCCAGCCCCGCGGAGGGATGAGGACCTGGAGCGGGAGGGGGACGAAGAGGAGGAGGACGAGGACGAGGACGACTCCCTGACGTCTGCGTCTCAG GGGCTGGTGACCTTTGAAGACGTGGCTGTGTACTTCTCCCTGGAGGAGTGGGAAAGGCTGGACGAAGACCAGCGGGAACTCTACAAGGAGGTCATGCGGGAAAACTACGGGATTCTGGTGTCCTTGG GATACCCCGTCCCCAAGCCGGATCTGATCTTCCGGCTGGAGCAAGGGGAGGAGCCGTGGGTCCCGGACAGCGCCCGTCCCGAGGAGGGCGACATCGTCACTGGCGTCTACACAG GGGCCTGGTTCTGGACCGACGACATAGAGGACCACGAGGAGGACGACGACGAAGACTTCCTGGCAGAGGTGGCAGAGGAGGAGAACGAGCCCCCGGGGCTGTGGTCGGCGGCCTACGGAGTGGGCGACGTGCCTGGGACCTGGGGCCCCGACGACTCGGATTCTGCGCAGACTCCGGAGGGGTGGGGTCTGGACCCCGGCGGGCTCGGGGTCCTGGCCCCGGAATCTGAGTCGAAGCCCTTTCTGCCGGGCCGGGAGCCGGGTGCGAGCCTCCTGGCGCCCTGGGCGTTCCCGGCCGCGGTGGCTGCGCCAGCCGGGCGCCCGGAGACGACGTGCGACGTGTGCGGCAAGGTGTTCCCGCACCGGTCCCGGCTGGCCAAGCACCAGCGCTACCACGCGGCGGTCAAGCCCTTCGGCTGCGACGAGTGCGGCAAAGGCTTCGTGTACCGCTCGCACCTGGCCATCCACCAGCGCACGCACACCGGCGAGAAGCCCTTCCCGTGCCCCGACTGCGGCAAGCGCTTCGTGTACAAGTCGCACCTGGTCACGCACCGTCGCATTCACACGGGCGAGCGGCCCTACCGCTGCGCCTTCTGCGGCGCGGGCTTTGGGCGCCGCTCCTACCTGGTCACGCACCAGCGCACGCACACGGGTGAGCGGCCCTACCCCTGCCCGCACTGCGGCCGCAGCTTCAGCCAGAGCTCGGCGCTTGCGCGGCATCAGGCGGTGCACACGGCCGACCGGCCCCACTGCTGCCCCGACTGCGGCCAGGCCTTCCGTCTCCGCGCCGACTTCCAGCGCCATCGACGGGGCGGCAGCTGCGCGGAGCCCGGAGGCGAGGGCCCTCGGCGGGAGCCTTGCAACGAGATGGGGCCCGCGGCGGGGCCCGAGGAGGCCGAGGCGGGGCCGGAGGGGCCAGAGGTCGATGAGGCGGACGGAGAGACTGAGGAAGAGGCCGAGGCGAGAGAGGCGGTGGTGGAGGCGCCCACCTCTCAGAGCAAGGATGACCCCGAACCGGATAGGCGGTTTCTGGGGCTAGGCAACGGCCTGGGGGAGGGCGAAGGCACTTCCTCGCACCCGCTCGGCTTCCACTTTCCCATGCACCCCAAGTCTTGGCTCCACCCGGATGGCTTTCCGATCCTGGGCCTCCCGGACTTCGGGGAGCGGCTGCCGGCCGACGGGCGCCCCCTGCCCGGACCCCTCGGGGGCCGGCTCTCCCTGGTGGAGGGCGCGGGGCTGGCCTGCGACCCTTTCGGCGGCGGGGCCGGGCCTGGAGGCACCAGCGGCCTTCGCGCGTTCGGGCCTGCAGTCGGGGGGCTGCTGGCGGAGCCGGCGACCGCCGCGTTGGCCGAGGAGGAGAGCCCGTGGATCTGCTCCGACTGCGGCAAGACGTTTGGGCGCCGCGCAGCGCTGGCCAAGCACCAGCGCTACCACGCGGGCGAGCGGCCACACCGCTGTGCCGACTGCGGCAAGAGCTTTGTGTACGGTTCGCACCTGGCGCGCCACCGCCGCACGCACACCGGCGAGCGGCCCTTCCCGTGCCCGGAGTGCGGCGCGCGCTTCGCCCGCGGCTCGCACCTGGCGGCGCACGTGCGCGGCCACACGGGGGAGAAGCCCTTCGTCTGCGGCGTGTGCGGCGCGGGCTTCAGCCGGCGCGCGCATCTGACGGCGCACGGGCGCGCGCACACGGGCGAGCGGCCCTACGCGTGCGGCGAGTGCGGCCGCCGCTTCGGGCAGAGCGCCGCGCTGACGCGGCACCAGTGGGCGCACGCCGAGGAGAAGCCGCACCGCTGCCCCGACTGCGGCAAGGGCTTCGGCCACAGCTCGGACTTCAAGCGGCACCGGCGCACgcacacgggcgagaagccctTCCGCTGCACCGACTGCGGCCGCGGCTTCGCGCAGCGCTCCAACCTGGCCAAGCACCGGCGCGGCCACACGGGCGAGCGGCCCTTCCCGTGCCCCGAGTGCGGCAAGCGCTTCTCGCAGCGCTCGGTGCTCGTGACGCACCAGCGCACGCACACGGGCGAGCGGCCCTACGCCTGCGCCAACTGCGGCCGCCGCTTCTCGCAGAGCTCGCACCTGCTCACCCACATGAAGACGCACCGCGGCGCGTCGGGCGCGCCGGGCCAGGCGCCCGCTGCGCCCGCGCCCAAGGCCGAGGCGCCCGCCAAGGGGCCGCCGAGCGCGGGCGCAGGGACCGGGCCCGGGGAGCACGGCAGCACCCTGCTGGAGTTCGCGGGCGGAACGAGCTTCGGCTCCGAGCCGACGGCCGCCTTCGCGGGGCCTTCGGGCGCCTACGAGGAGACCATCCTGTGA